The following proteins are encoded in a genomic region of Chloroflexota bacterium:
- a CDS encoding alpha/beta fold hydrolase, protein MTNIMPGAEPFHMKGGPTGCLLVHGFTGTPHEMLWLGTQLAADGHSVRGPRLAGHATTPEEMSTTRWPDWYAGVRDAYRQLHAECARVFVIGLSMGGMLAAHLAATEQPDGIVLMASPAHIRDWRITLFRPFQRFIPYWPTGGVSYTDAELGDGHLVYDRYPTGCVVSLLDLAGEMRKDLPRATAPSLLVFSKVDRLADEPEARWVFDRLGAADKRLVLLERSGHIICADCERETVLAEVRRFISAHGG, encoded by the coding sequence ATGACGAACATCATGCCCGGCGCGGAGCCGTTCCATATGAAGGGTGGTCCAACCGGCTGCCTGCTGGTGCACGGCTTCACCGGCACGCCGCACGAGATGCTCTGGCTGGGCACGCAGTTGGCGGCCGACGGACACAGCGTGCGCGGGCCGCGCCTGGCCGGGCACGCCACGACGCCCGAGGAGATGAGCACGACGCGCTGGCCGGACTGGTACGCCGGCGTGCGCGACGCCTACCGGCAGCTGCACGCCGAGTGCGCGCGTGTCTTCGTGATTGGCCTCTCGATGGGCGGCATGCTGGCCGCGCACCTGGCCGCCACGGAGCAGCCCGACGGCATCGTGCTGATGGCGTCGCCCGCCCACATCCGCGACTGGCGCATCACGTTGTTCCGCCCGTTCCAGCGCTTCATCCCGTACTGGCCGACCGGCGGCGTCTCATATACCGACGCGGAACTGGGCGACGGCCACCTGGTCTATGACCGCTACCCGACCGGGTGCGTGGTCAGCCTGCTCGACTTGGCCGGCGAAATGCGCAAAGATCTGCCGCGCGCAACCGCGCCGAGCCTGCTCGTCTTCTCCAAAGTGGACCGGCTGGCGGACGAGCCGGAGGCACGCTGGGTCTTCGACCGGCTGGGCGCGGCCGACAAGCGGCTGGTGCTGCTGGAGCGCAGCGGCCATATAATCTGCGCCGACTGCGAGCGCGAGACGGTGCTGGCCGAGGTGCGCCGTTTCATCAGCGCGCACGGGGGTTAG
- a CDS encoding cation-efflux pump gives MQEKTLVAASSVLAAIGLTTIKIVVGVLTGSLGILSEAAHSGLDLVAAAVTLVAVRVAERPADHNHPYGHGKIENLSALIEAGLLIVTCVAIIYEAIQRLFFRPVEVEASLWAFVILAISIVVDFSRSRALARAAQKYQSQALEADALHFSTDIASSAVVLVGLGLVKAGQLSGLHWLASADAVAALGVALISIVISLQLTRRAVDVLLDTAPSHLADEIRKQALVVDGVVDAGQVRVRRVGPQSFVDMHIAVGRAATLEESHRIASAVEQVVKNAVPRADVLVHVDPVAPQDENLMDTLRGLAAQHELQLHSIRLQNIGGPMYIQFHVEVPDSLTLEEAHALVSHLEDEARRLIPHVAEVTSHIEPVQRHGGHDELPDTALEAARQDVERIARETCGPDGFHHVRVRSVDGELAILLHVFFDDRSPIGEAHDLATRLETTLRRKISNVGQVLVHVEPRSMAVSD, from the coding sequence ATGCAAGAGAAGACGCTGGTCGCCGCGTCGTCGGTGCTGGCGGCGATCGGCCTGACGACCATCAAGATCGTGGTCGGCGTGCTGACCGGCAGCCTCGGCATCCTGTCCGAGGCAGCCCACTCGGGGCTGGACCTCGTCGCGGCGGCCGTGACGCTGGTCGCCGTGCGCGTCGCCGAGCGCCCCGCCGACCACAACCACCCGTACGGCCACGGGAAGATCGAGAACCTCTCGGCGCTGATCGAGGCCGGGCTGCTGATCGTGACGTGCGTTGCGATCATCTACGAGGCGATCCAGCGGCTGTTTTTTCGGCCGGTCGAGGTGGAAGCGAGCCTCTGGGCGTTCGTCATCCTGGCCATTTCGATCGTGGTCGATTTCTCCCGCTCGCGCGCGCTCGCGCGCGCCGCGCAGAAGTACCAGAGCCAGGCGCTGGAGGCCGATGCGCTGCACTTCAGCACCGACATCGCGAGCAGCGCGGTCGTACTGGTCGGGCTCGGGCTGGTCAAGGCAGGCCAACTGTCCGGCTTACACTGGCTGGCGAGCGCCGACGCGGTGGCCGCGTTGGGCGTCGCGCTCATCTCCATCGTCATCAGTCTGCAACTGACGCGCCGCGCCGTGGATGTGCTGCTGGACACGGCGCCGAGCCACCTGGCCGATGAAATCCGCAAACAAGCGCTGGTCGTGGACGGCGTGGTGGACGCCGGGCAGGTGCGCGTGCGGCGCGTCGGCCCGCAGTCGTTCGTGGACATGCATATCGCCGTCGGCCGCGCCGCGACGCTCGAAGAGTCGCACCGCATCGCATCGGCCGTCGAGCAAGTCGTGAAGAACGCCGTGCCGCGCGCCGACGTGCTGGTGCACGTGGATCCGGTCGCGCCGCAGGACGAGAACCTGATGGACACCCTGCGCGGTCTGGCCGCACAGCACGAACTGCAACTGCACAGCATCCGCCTGCAGAACATCGGCGGGCCGATGTACATCCAGTTCCACGTCGAGGTGCCCGACAGCCTGACGCTCGAAGAGGCGCACGCGCTGGTCAGCCACCTGGAAGACGAGGCGCGTCGGCTGATCCCGCACGTCGCCGAGGTGACCAGCCACATCGAGCCGGTGCAGCGGCACGGCGGGCACGACGAACTCCCCGACACTGCGCTGGAAGCGGCGCGCCAGGATGTGGAGCGCATCGCGCGCGAAACGTGCGGGCCGGACGGCTTTCATCATGTGCGCGTGCGCAGCGTGGACGGCGAGCTGGCCATCCTGCTGCACGTCTTCTTCGACGACCGCTCGCCGATCGGCGAGGCGCACGACCTCGCGACGCGGCTGGAAACGACGCTGCGCCGGAAGATCTCGAACGTCGGGCAGGTGCTGGTGCACGTCGAACCGCGCTCGATGGCTGTTTCCGATTGA
- a CDS encoding DUF4118 domain-containing protein codes for MLRRRTMMAAPLIGAVTMFTFSWLQSRPVRYAAVPVLVAATTLVLELSFEPASSPVVALVYLLPVLVSTLIAGWVGGLVASLLSFLAFNYFFLPPYHTLVVANPSDVLALFVFLAVAGLVSYLLARARREAGTAQKQQHELAVLYDLSKAVSGQVGLDMMLQTIAGRISTVFAGSRCEVWLKPDAGALRLAAEAGSVPAPDVAPFEALIQSEHGPLGIIKLFTRVPPGADERLLIAAIAAQAAAVIERARLAQAATRARVLEESDRIKSALLSSISHDLRTPLVTIKAAVTGLMRRDLRWDEESLVDQLSAINEETDRLNRIIGNLLSMSRIEAGAVRLQKQPYALSEVMDTVLRRLAARTQAHLIKTDVPSDLPPVPLDYAAFEQIMTNLIDNAVKYSPPGAQIDIAARRVGNFVEIAVSDHGRGIPPEAQQSVFDKFYRADNSPRVPGSGLGLSIVKGFVEAHGGRAWISSQAGTGTRVTFLLPLEPDGEGAHEQPGA; via the coding sequence ATGCTGCGCCGCCGTACAATGATGGCTGCGCCGCTGATCGGCGCAGTCACCATGTTCACATTTAGCTGGCTCCAGTCGCGGCCGGTGCGTTACGCAGCGGTGCCGGTGCTGGTCGCCGCCACCACGCTCGTCCTGGAATTGTCGTTCGAGCCGGCCTCGAGTCCGGTGGTCGCGCTCGTCTATCTGCTGCCGGTACTGGTCAGCACGCTGATCGCGGGCTGGGTCGGCGGCCTCGTCGCGTCACTACTGTCGTTTCTCGCCTTCAACTACTTCTTTCTGCCGCCGTACCACACGCTCGTCGTCGCGAACCCGAGCGACGTGCTGGCGCTGTTCGTGTTTCTGGCCGTGGCCGGGCTGGTCAGCTACCTGCTGGCGCGGGCGCGCCGCGAGGCCGGCACCGCCCAGAAGCAGCAGCACGAATTGGCCGTGCTGTACGACCTGAGCAAGGCCGTCTCCGGGCAGGTCGGCCTGGATATGATGCTGCAGACCATTGCCGGGCGCATCAGCACCGTGTTTGCGGGCAGTCGCTGCGAAGTCTGGCTGAAGCCGGACGCCGGCGCCCTGCGCCTGGCCGCCGAAGCGGGCTCCGTGCCCGCACCGGATGTTGCTCCGTTCGAGGCACTGATCCAGTCTGAGCATGGGCCGCTCGGTATCATCAAGCTCTTCACGCGCGTGCCGCCGGGCGCTGATGAGCGGTTGCTGATCGCGGCGATTGCCGCGCAGGCGGCTGCGGTTATCGAGCGAGCGCGCCTGGCGCAAGCGGCGACGCGCGCCCGCGTGCTGGAAGAGAGCGACCGCATCAAATCGGCGCTGCTCTCGTCGATCTCGCACGATCTGCGCACGCCGCTGGTCACCATCAAGGCGGCCGTGACCGGGCTGATGCGCCGCGACCTGCGCTGGGATGAGGAGTCGCTGGTCGATCAATTGTCTGCGATCAACGAAGAGACCGATCGCCTGAACCGCATCATTGGCAACCTGCTGAGTATGTCGCGCATCGAAGCGGGCGCGGTCCGCTTGCAGAAGCAACCCTATGCGCTGAGTGAAGTGATGGACACGGTGCTGCGGCGGCTGGCGGCGCGCACGCAGGCGCATCTGATCAAGACCGACGTGCCGTCCGACCTGCCGCCGGTGCCGCTCGACTACGCGGCGTTCGAGCAGATCATGACGAACCTGATCGACAATGCCGTGAAATACTCGCCGCCCGGCGCGCAGATCGACATCGCCGCCCGGCGTGTCGGAAACTTCGTCGAGATCGCCGTCAGCGACCATGGCCGCGGCATTCCGCCGGAGGCGCAGCAGTCGGTCTTTGACAAGTTCTACCGCGCCGACAACAGTCCGCGGGTGCCGGGCAGCGGCCTGGGGCTGTCGATCGTCAAGGGTTTCGTGGAGGCGCACGGCGGGCGCGCCTGGATCAGCAGCCAGGCCGGCACGGGCACGCGCGTGACGTTTCTGCTGCCGCTCGAACCGGACGGGGAGGGCGCGCATGAGCAGCCGGGCGCTTAA
- a CDS encoding DUF3105 domain-containing protein: MSRTSERRAQRLDALRKKDQAGGTSALLQNRKIWIAGGAGVLVLIVIAAIAAAVMAGTAAQSAPATAAAATPNGDLVGKEVAVPNMGGTHIAVGQPHQAYNSIPPTSGPHFDTAAAWDTPADKTLPPEQWVHNLEHSGVVALYNCPQGCPDLLAKLEGFRRTGVRSKFGYVKLLVQPYDQLANKLTLVAWNFYLKLDDYDEAAVRAFFVAHQDKGPEPDTP; the protein is encoded by the coding sequence ATGTCGCGAACAAGCGAACGGCGCGCGCAGCGCCTGGACGCACTGCGCAAGAAGGACCAAGCGGGCGGCACAAGCGCCCTGCTGCAGAACCGCAAGATTTGGATCGCCGGAGGCGCCGGCGTGCTGGTGTTGATCGTGATCGCGGCGATTGCCGCCGCAGTCATGGCCGGCACGGCCGCTCAGAGCGCGCCCGCAACGGCCGCCGCCGCGACACCGAACGGCGACCTGGTCGGCAAAGAGGTCGCGGTGCCGAACATGGGCGGCACGCACATCGCCGTCGGCCAGCCGCATCAAGCGTACAATTCGATTCCGCCGACCTCCGGCCCGCATTTCGACACGGCGGCGGCATGGGACACGCCGGCAGACAAGACGCTGCCGCCGGAGCAGTGGGTGCATAACCTCGAGCACAGCGGCGTCGTCGCGCTGTACAACTGCCCGCAGGGCTGCCCCGATTTGCTCGCCAAGCTGGAAGGATTCCGCCGCACCGGCGTGCGCAGCAAGTTCGGCTATGTGAAGCTACTGGTCCAGCCGTACGACCAACTGGCGAACAAACTGACGCTCGTCGCCTGGAACTTCTACCTGAAGCTGGACGATTACGATGAAGCCGCCGTGCGTGCATTCTTCGTCGCGCACCAGGATAAAGGCCCGGAGCCGGACACGCCATAG
- a CDS encoding slipin family protein has product MEILIGLLGPLGLLVVVFGFVLIQASFKIVQEYERGVIFRLGRLAGPRGPGYFFIIPFIDRMVRVDLRVVTLDVPTQEAITKDNVTVKVNAVVYFRVVDPSAAIVKVEDFRRATWLISQTTLRSVLGQASLDDVLANREAINQNLQRIIDEQTEPWGIKVSTVEVKDVEMPQTMQRAMARQAEAEREKRAKIIHAEGEVAAAQQLAEAARVISGSNGAMQLRYLQTLTEIAAEKNSTVVFPMPIDIFEAIKKITAHE; this is encoded by the coding sequence ATGGAAATCCTGATTGGATTGCTGGGGCCGCTGGGCCTGCTGGTGGTCGTCTTCGGCTTCGTGCTGATACAGGCGTCGTTCAAGATCGTGCAGGAGTACGAGCGCGGCGTCATCTTCAGGCTCGGGCGACTGGCGGGGCCGCGCGGCCCCGGCTATTTCTTCATCATCCCGTTCATCGATCGTATGGTGCGCGTCGACCTGCGCGTCGTCACTCTCGACGTGCCGACACAAGAGGCGATCACCAAAGACAACGTGACCGTCAAGGTCAACGCGGTCGTATATTTCCGCGTGGTGGACCCATCGGCGGCGATCGTCAAGGTCGAAGATTTCCGGCGCGCGACCTGGCTGATCTCGCAGACGACCCTGCGCAGCGTGCTGGGCCAGGCGTCGCTCGACGACGTGCTCGCCAACCGCGAGGCGATCAACCAGAATTTGCAGCGCATCATCGACGAGCAGACCGAGCCGTGGGGCATCAAGGTCTCGACCGTCGAGGTCAAAGACGTTGAAATGCCGCAGACGATGCAGCGCGCGATGGCGCGGCAGGCCGAGGCTGAGCGCGAGAAGCGCGCCAAGATCATCCACGCCGAGGGCGAAGTGGCGGCGGCCCAGCAACTGGCCGAGGCCGCGCGCGTCATCTCCGGCTCGAACGGCGCGATGCAACTGCGCTACCTGCAGACGCTGACGGAGATCGCCGCCGAAAAGAACTCCACCGTCGTCTTCCCGATGCCGATCGACATCTTCGAAGCGATCAAGAAGATCACCGCGCACGAGTAA
- a CDS encoding beta-lactamase family protein: protein MKHTAKTESLNAFIRDAMKRFSVPGVAVGVLFDGEEYAAGFGVTNVRHPLPVDADTLFQIGSTTKTFTATTAMRLVEAGKLELDAPVRRYLPDFKMQDEQVAANVQVRDLFTHTAGWAGDYFDDTGSGDDALAEYVRRMADLPQLTPLGAAWSYNNAAFSLAGRVIEAAAGTTYERALTDLVLKPLGLSMSFIMPTDVMTHRFVAGHIVENDKANVAAPWPLARSAHAAGALASTARDQLAYARFHMGDGAAASGERVLKAESLKLMQTPITMAALGEQMALSWFVQDHGDVRVVRHGGATKGQLSAFLFAPTHGFALTVLTNADRGAELHREATAFALKEFLGVMPPKPKVVRMDTAALSAYTGKYTSLLSDNELYLEDNRLMMSVTPRGGFPTKDTPPGPTPPPTRLVFIGPDRVRALDAPHTDLQGEFLRNPDGSVAWFRFGGRIRARA from the coding sequence ATGAAACACACTGCCAAAACCGAGAGCCTCAACGCGTTCATCCGCGATGCGATGAAGCGCTTCAGCGTGCCGGGTGTTGCCGTCGGCGTGCTGTTCGACGGCGAGGAGTACGCCGCCGGCTTCGGCGTCACCAACGTGCGCCACCCGCTGCCGGTGGACGCCGACACGCTGTTCCAGATCGGCTCGACGACCAAGACGTTCACGGCGACGACCGCGATGCGGCTGGTCGAGGCCGGCAAACTGGAGCTCGATGCGCCGGTACGTCGCTATCTGCCGGATTTCAAGATGCAGGACGAGCAGGTGGCCGCCAACGTCCAGGTGCGCGACCTGTTCACGCACACGGCGGGCTGGGCCGGCGATTATTTCGACGACACGGGCAGCGGCGACGATGCGCTGGCCGAGTACGTACGGCGCATGGCCGATCTGCCGCAGTTGACGCCGCTGGGCGCGGCCTGGTCGTACAACAATGCGGCGTTCAGCCTGGCCGGCCGCGTGATCGAGGCCGCCGCCGGCACGACGTACGAGCGGGCGCTGACCGATCTGGTGCTCAAGCCGCTCGGCCTGTCGATGTCGTTCATCATGCCGACCGACGTGATGACGCACCGCTTCGTCGCCGGGCACATCGTCGAAAACGACAAAGCGAACGTCGCTGCGCCGTGGCCGCTGGCGCGTTCGGCGCACGCCGCCGGCGCGCTCGCCTCGACCGCGCGCGATCAGTTGGCCTACGCGCGCTTCCACATGGGCGACGGCGCCGCCGCCAGCGGCGAACGCGTGTTGAAGGCCGAGTCGCTGAAGTTGATGCAGACGCCGATCACCATGGCGGCGCTGGGCGAGCAGATGGCGCTGTCGTGGTTCGTGCAGGACCACGGTGACGTGCGCGTCGTCCGGCATGGCGGCGCGACGAAAGGCCAACTGTCGGCGTTCCTCTTCGCGCCGACGCACGGCTTCGCGCTGACGGTGCTGACCAATGCCGACCGCGGCGCGGAACTGCACCGCGAGGCGACGGCGTTCGCACTCAAGGAGTTCCTCGGCGTCATGCCACCGAAGCCCAAGGTGGTCCGTATGGATACAGCCGCGCTGTCGGCGTACACCGGCAAATACACATCGCTGCTGAGCGACAACGAGCTATACCTGGAGGACAATCGGTTGATGATGAGCGTCACGCCAAGAGGCGGCTTCCCAACCAAAGACACGCCGCCAGGCCCAACGCCGCCGCCGACACGCCTGGTCTTCATCGGCCCGGACCGGGTCAGGGCGCTCGACGCGCCGCACACCGACCTGCAGGGCGAGTTCCTGCGCAACCCGGACGGCTCAGTGGCGTGGTTCCGCTTCGGCGGACGCATCCGCGCGCGGGCGTAA
- a CDS encoding CBS domain-containing protein, whose product MYTVKNVMSSPVHTIAPETPVSDAMHTMKQLDKSSLVVPMPDGSFGIVTQRDIVGKVIAGGRDPEQTRVADICTAPIATIQQEASLRECSARMMDLKVRRLPVLDDARQLAGIITETDIFVAVEERGWGPDQLGSSKLRLIGTLARIRRTTVEDVMSKPVAQVAPDATVASALAQMAAQGISSLIVTPEAGAARYGIVTKRDIISKVVAANRDPAALHVAAIMSAGLYTIAPHVTLPQCAARMVELGVRRLTVTQDGHPVGIISDTDIFRVVEGRRGGPLDRRPLPRPDFRHITRSHVHTAADVMERQALRVPPGTTVSTALELMEAHGILSLLIEPRRVGGPLGIVTQRDIVSKIVAQERDPDELTVGEICSSPLITVTLHTSIGECSDIMTRLNIRRLPVQDGDDIVGIVSDTDIFAAVEERGWEAEPSAPDSTRAPQAAPAQPKVPARRKTPVKRVARSTRKPAPKKPTRRAKPKKRK is encoded by the coding sequence ATGTATACCGTCAAGAACGTCATGTCGTCGCCGGTGCACACCATCGCGCCGGAGACGCCGGTCAGCGACGCGATGCACACGATGAAGCAACTGGACAAGTCCAGCCTCGTCGTGCCGATGCCGGATGGCAGCTTCGGGATTGTCACCCAGCGCGACATCGTCGGCAAGGTGATCGCCGGCGGGCGCGACCCGGAGCAGACGCGCGTCGCGGACATCTGCACCGCGCCGATCGCCACCATCCAGCAGGAGGCCAGCCTGCGCGAGTGCTCGGCGCGCATGATGGACCTGAAGGTGCGCCGCCTGCCGGTGCTCGACGACGCGCGGCAATTGGCCGGCATCATCACCGAGACCGATATCTTCGTGGCCGTCGAGGAGCGCGGCTGGGGGCCGGACCAACTCGGCTCGTCCAAGCTGCGCCTGATCGGCACGCTGGCGCGCATCCGCCGCACCACGGTCGAGGATGTGATGAGCAAGCCGGTCGCGCAGGTGGCGCCGGACGCCACGGTCGCGTCCGCGCTGGCACAGATGGCCGCGCAGGGCATCTCCAGCCTGATCGTCACGCCCGAAGCCGGGGCGGCGCGGTACGGCATCGTGACCAAGCGCGACATTATCAGCAAGGTCGTGGCGGCCAACCGCGACCCCGCCGCGCTGCACGTCGCCGCCATCATGTCGGCGGGGCTCTACACCATCGCGCCGCACGTCACGCTGCCGCAGTGCGCGGCGCGCATGGTGGAGCTCGGCGTGCGGCGGCTGACCGTGACGCAGGACGGCCACCCGGTCGGCATCATCAGCGACACCGACATTTTTCGCGTCGTGGAAGGACGCCGTGGCGGCCCGCTTGACCGGCGGCCGCTGCCGCGCCCGGATTTCCGGCACATCACCCGCTCGCATGTGCATACGGCCGCCGACGTCATGGAGCGGCAGGCGCTGCGCGTGCCGCCCGGCACCACCGTCAGCACCGCGCTCGAACTGATGGAAGCGCACGGCATCCTGAGCCTGCTGATCGAGCCGCGCCGGGTAGGCGGGCCGCTTGGCATCGTCACCCAGCGCGACATCGTCTCCAAGATTGTGGCGCAGGAGCGCGACCCGGACGAACTGACGGTCGGCGAGATCTGCTCGTCGCCGCTGATCACGGTCACGCTGCATACGTCGATCGGCGAATGTTCGGACATCATGACGCGCCTCAACATCCGCCGCCTGCCGGTGCAGGACGGCGACGATATTGTCGGCATCGTCAGCGACACCGACATCTTTGCGGCGGTCGAGGAGCGCGGCTGGGAGGCGGAGCCGTCAGCACCGGACAGCACACGCGCACCGCAGGCGGCGCCCGCGCAGCCAAAGGTACCGGCCCGGCGCAAGACGCCCGTCAAGCGCGTCGCAAGAAGCACGCGCAAGCCCGCGCCGAAAAAGCCGACGCGACGGGCGAAGCCAAAGAAGCGCAAGTAG
- a CDS encoding flavin reductase family protein, which yields MRLMEIDPATFGQSVYPWLTSTVIPRPIGWASTISAGGVPNLAPFSFFNALSGEPPYLMISVGRRAGAAKDTLANILATNEFVINIVGEHVATHMNLTSGNYAPHVDEFAVSGLTPAPSVKVKPPRVAEASVNMECVLAQAVPLPRSEYTMIIGEVVQFRIADDILDERGRVDPQKLAPVARLGGSSWYTTLGRLFEMQRPP from the coding sequence ATGAGGCTTATGGAAATTGATCCGGCCACGTTTGGCCAGAGCGTCTATCCCTGGCTGACCAGCACGGTCATCCCGCGCCCGATCGGCTGGGCATCGACGATATCCGCCGGCGGCGTGCCCAACCTGGCGCCGTTCTCGTTCTTTAACGCGCTGAGCGGCGAACCGCCGTACCTGATGATCTCGGTCGGACGGCGCGCCGGCGCGGCAAAAGACACGCTGGCGAACATTCTGGCGACGAACGAGTTCGTGATCAACATCGTCGGCGAGCACGTCGCCACGCACATGAACCTGACTTCCGGCAACTACGCGCCGCACGTGGACGAGTTCGCCGTCAGCGGCCTGACGCCCGCGCCGTCGGTCAAGGTGAAGCCGCCGCGCGTCGCCGAGGCGAGCGTGAACATGGAGTGCGTGCTGGCACAGGCGGTGCCGCTGCCGCGCTCCGAGTACACTATGATCATCGGCGAGGTCGTGCAGTTCCGCATCGCCGACGACATCCTCGACGAGCGCGGACGGGTGGACCCGCAAAAACTCGCGCCGGTGGCCCGGCTGGGCGGCAGTTCGTGGTACACCACGCTCGGCCGCCTGTTCGAGATGCAGCGACCGCCGTAA
- the nuoI gene encoding NADH-quinone oxidoreductase subunit NuoI, whose product MGILKDTINGATAIAKGMSVTFKAMLSAKTTVQYPEEKPPVKQRFRGRHVLQRHENGLERCIGCALCAAACPAQAIYVEAAENTPEARFSPGERYAKVYEINMIRCIFCGFCEEACPVEAVVLRHQYELSGTNRRSFIYGKDMLLMPGSDLPQKDSEITSGPKERSNTPTSDWRASLA is encoded by the coding sequence ATGGGCATTCTCAAAGACACGATCAACGGTGCGACCGCCATCGCCAAGGGCATGAGCGTGACGTTCAAGGCGATGCTGTCCGCCAAGACCACGGTGCAGTACCCGGAAGAAAAGCCGCCGGTCAAGCAGCGCTTTCGCGGCCGCCATGTCTTGCAGCGTCACGAGAACGGGCTGGAGCGCTGCATCGGCTGCGCGCTGTGCGCTGCGGCCTGCCCCGCGCAGGCGATCTACGTCGAGGCGGCTGAGAACACGCCCGAGGCGCGCTTCTCGCCGGGCGAGCGCTACGCGAAGGTGTACGAGATCAACATGATCCGCTGCATCTTCTGCGGCTTCTGCGAGGAGGCGTGCCCGGTCGAAGCCGTAGTGCTCAGGCACCAGTACGAGCTGTCGGGCACCAACCGCCGCTCGTTCATCTACGGCAAGGACATGCTGCTGATGCCGGGATCCGACCTGCCCCAAAAAGACTCCGAGATTACCTCGGGGCCGAAAGAGCGCAGCAACACGCCAACGAGCGACTGGCGAGCCAGTCTGGCCTAG
- a CDS encoding PHP domain-containing protein, with product MGKADLHIHTEWSDGLPSVREVLEHIENQTDLDLVAITDHDMIEGAFEALEIVAQKHYRFELIVGMEVTTLEGHLLAYDLKQPLRMMKPLDWTIQAIRDQGGWCLLPHPMSPLIRSVGARGIRRVMRDTRTGISFDGIEVMNPSIAGRVIAGKARRFNAEARLPETGGSDAHTLDLIGSGHTLFEGHSAADFKASLAASRTQAGGAFWGGPEYRALAKIARRQMYKSMIQLPLKHIRRSRQIHGGKA from the coding sequence ATGGGTAAAGCGGACCTGCATATCCACACCGAGTGGAGCGATGGCTTGCCCTCGGTGCGCGAGGTCCTTGAGCACATCGAGAACCAGACCGATCTCGACCTGGTCGCCATCACCGATCACGACATGATCGAGGGGGCGTTCGAGGCGCTTGAGATCGTCGCGCAGAAGCACTACCGGTTCGAGCTGATCGTCGGCATGGAGGTGACCACGCTGGAAGGGCACCTACTGGCCTACGACCTCAAGCAACCGCTGCGCATGATGAAGCCGCTCGATTGGACGATCCAGGCGATTCGCGACCAGGGCGGCTGGTGCCTGCTGCCGCACCCGATGAGCCCGCTGATCCGCAGCGTCGGCGCGCGCGGCATCCGGCGCGTCATGCGCGACACGCGCACCGGCATCAGCTTCGACGGCATCGAGGTGATGAACCCGAGCATCGCCGGGCGGGTCATCGCGGGCAAAGCGCGGCGTTTCAACGCCGAGGCGCGCCTGCCGGAGACCGGCGGCAGCGACGCGCACACGCTCGACCTGATCGGCTCGGGACACACGCTGTTCGAGGGGCACAGCGCGGCAGACTTCAAGGCCAGCCTGGCCGCCTCGCGCACGCAGGCCGGCGGCGCGTTCTGGGGCGGCCCGGAGTACCGCGCACTGGCCAAGATCGCGCGGCGCCAGATGTACAAGAGCATGATCCAACTGCCGCTGAAGCATATCCGCCGCTCGCGACAGATTCACGGCGGCAAAGCTTGA
- a CDS encoding TlpA family protein disulfide reductase yields the protein MPLPEIGQTPPDFTLTANDGGATYRLVSLAPQAPTLVAFFKLSCATSKLTLPIIERLHQHYPALQVLGVSQDDTADTAAMAAHARITFPIVRDDGWHVSAAYDLFTVPTVFLLDTQGAVRHINMGWNKEHYLALSDEIAGLLSASPVPLLTETDQVPAFKPG from the coding sequence ATGCCACTCCCCGAAATCGGACAGACACCGCCGGATTTCACGCTGACCGCCAACGATGGCGGCGCAACCTACCGGCTCGTGTCGCTCGCGCCGCAGGCGCCGACACTGGTCGCCTTCTTCAAGTTGTCGTGCGCGACCAGCAAGCTGACGCTGCCGATTATCGAGCGGCTGCACCAGCACTACCCGGCGCTGCAAGTGCTCGGCGTGTCGCAGGACGACACAGCCGACACCGCGGCGATGGCGGCGCATGCCCGCATCACATTCCCGATCGTGCGTGATGACGGCTGGCACGTTTCGGCGGCGTACGACCTGTTCACCGTGCCGACCGTCTTCCTGCTCGACACACAGGGCGCGGTGCGGCACATCAACATGGGCTGGAACAAAGAGCATTACCTTGCCCTGTCCGACGAAATCGCCGGCCTGCTGTCGGCTTCGCCGGTGCCGTTGCTGACCGAGACGGACCAGGTGCCGGCGTTCAAGCCGGGCTGA